In Spea bombifrons isolate aSpeBom1 chromosome 12, aSpeBom1.2.pri, whole genome shotgun sequence, the following proteins share a genomic window:
- the ENO1 gene encoding alpha-enolase isoform X2 has protein sequence MSILKVHAREIFDSRGNPTVEVDLYTGKGLFRAAVPSGASTGIYEALELRDNDKTRYLGKGVKRAVKYVNEFLGPALCTQSVTVVEQEKIDKLMLDMDGTENKSKFGANAILGVSLAVCKAGAAEKGVPLYRHIADLAGNPEVILPVPAFNVINGGSHAGNKLAMQEFMILPVGASTFKEAMRIGAEVYHNLKNVIKDKYGKDATNVGDEGGFAPNILENKEALELLKTSINKAGYSDKIVIGMDVAASEFYRDGKYDLDFKSPDDPSRYISPDQLADLYKSFVKDYPVVSIEDPFDQDDWAAWSKFTGSVGIQVVGDDLTVTNPKRIAKAVEDKACNCLLLKVNQIGSVTESLQACKLAQSNGWGVMVSHRSGETEDTFIADLVVGLCTGQIKTGAPCRSERLAKYNQLLRIEEELGSKARFAGKNFRKPVFN, from the exons ATGTCTATCCTGAAGGTCCATGCCCGTGAAATCTTTGACTCCCGTGGGAACCCAACAGTAGAGGTTGATCTGTATACAGGCAAAG GTCTGTTCCGGGCAGCTGTTCCTAGCGGTGCATCCACCGGTATTTATGAAGCCCTTGAGCTCAGGGACAATGACAAAACTCGCTATCTCGGCAAAG GTGTGAAAAGAGCTGTGAAATATGTAAACGAGTTTCTGGGACCCGCTTTATGCACCCAG AGTGTAACAGTCGTTGAACAGGAAAAAATTGACAAACTTATGCTGGATATGGATGGAACTGAGAACAAAT CCAAGTTTGGTGCCAATGCAATCTTGGGAGTATCTCTAGCAGTGTGCAAAGCAGGAGCAGCCGAGAAAGGTGTTCCTCTGTACCGTCACATTGCAGACCTAGCTGGAAACCCTGAGGTCATCCTCCCTGTTCCG GCCTTCAATGTAATAAACGGTGGTTCCCATGCTGGAAACAAGCTGGCCATGCAGGAGTTCATGATCCTGCCTGTGGGAGCAAGCACTTTTAAAGAGGCCATGCGTATTGGAGCAGAGGTTTACCACAACTTGAAGAATGTCATCAAGGACAAGTATGGAAAAGATGCCACCAATGTGGGTGATGAGGGTGGCTTTGCTCCCAACATCCTGGAGAACAAGGAAG CTCTGGAGCTCCTGAAGACTTCAATCAACAAAGCTGGTTACTCTGATAAGATTGTCATCGGAATGGATGTTGCAGCTTCAGAGTTCTACAGGGATGGGAAGTATGATCTGGACTTCAAGTCACCAGACGACCCAAGCAGATACATCTCCCCTGATCAGCTGGCTGATCTGTACAAGAGCTTTGTGAAGGATTACCCAG TTGTTTCCATTGAAGATCCATTTGACCAGGATGACTGGGCAGCCTGGTCAAAGTTTACAGGCAGCGTTGGAATCCAGGTAGTTGGTGATGACCTGACTGTGACCAATCCCAAGCGTATTGCCAAGGCAGTGGAAGATAAGGCATGTAACTGCCTGCTTCTTAAGGTCAACCAGATCGGCAGCGTCACAGAATCCTTGCAGGC ATGTAAGCTGGCTCAGTCCAATGGCTGGGGAGTGATGGTTAGTCACCGTTCTGGAGAGACTGAAGACACATTCATCGCTGATCTGGTGGTTGGCCTTTGCACTGGACAG
- the ENO1 gene encoding alpha-enolase isoform X1, with amino-acid sequence MSILKVHAREIFDSRGNPTVEVDLYTGKGLFRAAVPSGASTGIYEALELRDNDKTRYLGKGVSKAVDHINNTIAPALVGKSVTVVEQEKIDKLMLDMDGTENKSKFGANAILGVSLAVCKAGAAEKGVPLYRHIADLAGNPEVILPVPAFNVINGGSHAGNKLAMQEFMILPVGASTFKEAMRIGAEVYHNLKNVIKDKYGKDATNVGDEGGFAPNILENKEALELLKTSINKAGYSDKIVIGMDVAASEFYRDGKYDLDFKSPDDPSRYISPDQLADLYKSFVKDYPVVSIEDPFDQDDWAAWSKFTGSVGIQVVGDDLTVTNPKRIAKAVEDKACNCLLLKVNQIGSVTESLQACKLAQSNGWGVMVSHRSGETEDTFIADLVVGLCTGQIKTGAPCRSERLAKYNQLLRIEEELGSKARFAGKNFRKPVFN; translated from the exons ATGTCTATCCTGAAGGTCCATGCCCGTGAAATCTTTGACTCCCGTGGGAACCCAACAGTAGAGGTTGATCTGTATACAGGCAAAG GTCTGTTCCGGGCAGCTGTTCCTAGCGGTGCATCCACCGGTATTTATGAAGCCCTTGAGCTCAGGGACAATGACAAAACTCGCTATCTCGGCAAAG GTGTCTCTAAAGCAGTTGATCACATCAATAATACCATTGCACCAGCACTGGTTGGAAAG AGTGTAACAGTCGTTGAACAGGAAAAAATTGACAAACTTATGCTGGATATGGATGGAACTGAGAACAAAT CCAAGTTTGGTGCCAATGCAATCTTGGGAGTATCTCTAGCAGTGTGCAAAGCAGGAGCAGCCGAGAAAGGTGTTCCTCTGTACCGTCACATTGCAGACCTAGCTGGAAACCCTGAGGTCATCCTCCCTGTTCCG GCCTTCAATGTAATAAACGGTGGTTCCCATGCTGGAAACAAGCTGGCCATGCAGGAGTTCATGATCCTGCCTGTGGGAGCAAGCACTTTTAAAGAGGCCATGCGTATTGGAGCAGAGGTTTACCACAACTTGAAGAATGTCATCAAGGACAAGTATGGAAAAGATGCCACCAATGTGGGTGATGAGGGTGGCTTTGCTCCCAACATCCTGGAGAACAAGGAAG CTCTGGAGCTCCTGAAGACTTCAATCAACAAAGCTGGTTACTCTGATAAGATTGTCATCGGAATGGATGTTGCAGCTTCAGAGTTCTACAGGGATGGGAAGTATGATCTGGACTTCAAGTCACCAGACGACCCAAGCAGATACATCTCCCCTGATCAGCTGGCTGATCTGTACAAGAGCTTTGTGAAGGATTACCCAG TTGTTTCCATTGAAGATCCATTTGACCAGGATGACTGGGCAGCCTGGTCAAAGTTTACAGGCAGCGTTGGAATCCAGGTAGTTGGTGATGACCTGACTGTGACCAATCCCAAGCGTATTGCCAAGGCAGTGGAAGATAAGGCATGTAACTGCCTGCTTCTTAAGGTCAACCAGATCGGCAGCGTCACAGAATCCTTGCAGGC ATGTAAGCTGGCTCAGTCCAATGGCTGGGGAGTGATGGTTAGTCACCGTTCTGGAGAGACTGAAGACACATTCATCGCTGATCTGGTGGTTGGCCTTTGCACTGGACAG